A window of Candidatus Lokiarchaeota archaeon genomic DNA:
CAATAGGCAGAATTGACATCGAATATATTTCTGGCAAAGCCGCAGAAGAAGTGATCATCTCATTATAGCAAGGACATCTCACGGAATCACATCAATTAATCTCATATCCTCACTCAATGCTAATCCATCCTCGCGAAACCAATAAATCATCAAAAACTTAGATTGTGCATTCAGGAAAAGCCTATTAGATTAGGATATCATACCTCTTAGAGGACAGAGTTATGGTCGATTACGAAGTCAGTAGTAAGATGTTCAATGATGACATCCTCATCATAATAACCGTCAAAGGTTTGTTCACTATCGAGGATATCAAACCGATTGCAGCAAAATTTGCATCAACTGAGGCTGAGATCGACGAATCCCAGGGCTTTCATCTTCTCTGTGAGATCCTTGAGTCCCAAATCGTAACAGAGGATGTTCTTGATGTGCTATACGAGACTACATTTAGCGGGAAAACAAAGCACAAACTCGGACGATGTGCATTCGTAGTCGACAATTCAGCCACAAGATCGAGAATCAATTCCTGTCTGCGGAAACACGGCGTCGAAAGTATTGGTATCTTCACAAATAAGGGAAAAGCCATGAAAGAATTGCTCGAGTAGTGGAGCAGATCCAGGGGTGATTCTCAAGTAGTATCAGACCACCCCCGGAGTGGATTAGTCACTAAAACATGTCATAAGACACAATTTCGTCAAGGGGTCTTCTGTTGCTCGTTTTCTCCTCATCGGGATAACCCATCGAAACCGAACATACTACTCGGAATTTATCTGGAATTTCGAGGACTTCCTTAAACTTGTCTTCGTAAGGAGTGTCTCGCACGCCCATCCAACAGGTACCGAGACCCTGGTCGTACGCAGCTAGAAGCATGTTCATTATGGCATTATGAGGATCGCAGAGATGATACTTCTGATGTCTGTCAGGATCTCCAAGAGCAACGATAACAACCGGAGATTCTGCCATGAATCCTCCGTAACTGTGAATATCTGCTAATTTCTTGCGAGTATCTTCATCCGTTACCACAATGAAATGCCAAGGTTGTTTGTTTGACGCTGAAGGCGCCCAACGCCCCGCCTCCAAAACCTTCTCGATTTTCTCTTGTTCAACCTCTTTGGATTTGTAGCTTCTGATGCTCCGCCTATGGCGAATCGCTTCCAGTGTATCCATTTTCATCACATTCACTATTGCTAACCGCGGCCTAATGAAATCATTCCTATACCGAAGAATTCCAATCTTCTAAGAAAGAATGTAAGAGCTGGCATAATAGAAAATGCCAGCTCAACTAAAAACACTCTAACTCAGGACCTCCTCCTTTTCATAATGACCACCATGATAACTACAACTACCGCAGCGGCACCACCAACCAAAATCATCAACAGGGGGTCAAAAGCGGTTGGGGGTGGTATAGTTGTTGTTTGTGATGTGGTTGTGGTAATCTCTCCGTTCATCACTTCGGTTCCACGAATCACGACATGATGCTCGCTGTGAACGTAAGAGAAATGAAGTATCGATGCGCTTTCATTGATTTCAACCTCATATACGGTTTCTTCTTCATCGATAAGTACCTCCCATTGACTTGGTTCAGCATATAGCAGGTCCCGGGGTATTGTGATATTGCAGAAACCCTGAGTGCCGTCAGGCCCAACAATGTCGAACTCTATAGCCCCTTCGTCTTCGATGAAAGTTGGATTGGTTACTTCAGAGGTACTCCGGAATCCAATACTGTATTCTAAGTCTGGGATAGTCCATTGGAAAATGTTCGGGAAGATGTTTGGGTCCAGTGGGTCTGAACGAAAATCAATTTCCCAGCCATCGTTGTATCCATCGCCATCCGTGTCTTCCAGAACACAGAGTGTATGGTTAATCAAGTGGCTGTACCCCCGATAGGTGGTATTAGCGTCACCTAACGTTGACGATGTGTAACCAGGTACTACCCAGTGTACTTCGTAGGCATCAGACAATGAATCATTATCAAAGTCCGTATCGATGCCATCAAGATAGGCATCGCTATTTTGGTCTGCGTTAAACATGTCAGTACCGAGAGGATGCCATGGCCATGCGGGGTCTTGGTACTCATGGACTTCAAAGCCGTCGTAAATGCCATCATCATCGGAATCATAATCCAACACATTTACGATTCCATCCAAATCATAGTCACCAAGCGGGCCATGACTAGGATTACCGCTTTCACTCATCCGTTCGCTACAAAGTACTACTTCCTCGTGGTCAGTGATACCGTCAGCATCCGTATCATTGTTGAGCGGATCCAAAGAGACCTTTATTGGGCCTTCATAGGCTATGTAATCAACCAGTTCCTCGTAATCCGTGAGACCATCAAGATCGCTATCTGGGTGAAGCGGATTCGTCCCATTCATGAGCTCATAGTAATCATTTAGACCATCGAAATCACTATCTATCTCTGTTGCGTCGGTGAATCTCTTGTTCTCTGGCATCGATGTATTGGTTGTTATAGTGAAGTTCGCATCTGCATCAAAGGTCTCGAAGGTTTCGTTTGCGACAGACACCGGGACAAACAGCTCTGTCCAATCATCGAGGCCGTCCATATCAGTATCTTGCACGAGCATGTCGGTACTGGATTGTACTTCCTCCCAATCACTGACGCCGTCTCTGTCGTAGTCTAGGTAATGCCAGATATCGGGGACGTTTTCCCAGGTATCAGTGAACCTGTTCTCCATGTAGTCAATCTCATCGACGTCAGGCCAGTTATCTGCATCGGTATCATCTGTAAGTGGAGACAATACAATATCCTTTTCCAGACCATCATCAAGCCCATCAGAATCTGTGTCGGCTTCTGCCGGATGTGTCTGAAAGCGAGCACGATATGGGTCCGGTGCGGAATACAAAATCTTGGGGATATAATCATCGTCTTCTTCTTGGATTGGTTCGTCTATTTCAGTCGAGCCGGGAGCAACCCTCCTGTCCAAGGCCCAGTTCCAGCCAAAGTATTCCTCGCCGTCCGTAAGGCCGTCATCGTCGCTGTCTGGATCATTTGGATCTGTGAAATAGGTTACATTGCCTTGATACAAGATATAGAGTGACCCTTCTTCTACTTCTGTTGGATCAGCCAAACCATCATTGTCAGTATCTCGCCGAAGAGGGTTCGTCGAATAATCATGGACCTCGGGACCGTCCCACAGCGAGTCCTCATCGGAGTCTTTCACCAATGGAAAACTGCCTATTTCGACCTCATGCCCGTCAAGAAGCCCGTCCTCATCGGTATCGTTATTCAGCGGGTCAGTTCCTATCCTCAGCTCAAAACCATCCAACAAACCATCATTATCGATATCCGAGTTATTGAGATAGTGGAGAGACGCAATGGTATCATTTGAAATTCCTCGCGTCAGGTTGAAGTACTGGACTTCTCGCCCGTCCGGCAAGTAGTCATTGTCTGTGTCGGGTTCTGAGCAATTGGCATGGAAGAAGAGGGCATCTCTAGTATTTTCTATACCGTCACCATCGGAATCTTCCGATACTGGATTTGTGCCTTCATTGTATTCAGTAGCATCAGTTAGACCATCACTATCAGAGTCATTATTTAATGGACTAGTTGGAGTGGGATTGAGTGGTTTGCAGTCTGATAGACCAAATGGCCATTGTACCCAAGTGTTACCCTGTATCTCTCCATAATCAGTGAAGTCGCCCGGGTTGCCGTTGTTCATTACAGCATTCTGTTCAGTAGTACTGATTACTCCATCATCGTTAATGTCAAAGTCCCCATCCGTATCTATATCCGTTGGATCTGTGCCATAAAGAAATTCCTCGCCGTCCAGTAGTCCTTCTCCGTCAACGTCAGGGTTCAGTATGCTCAGAACCGCATCAGGGATAGGATACTCGTTGACCCACCAATCGTACTCGAATTTGTCCATTAGGCCATCGGAATCTGAATCATTCTTGCATGGATGTGGATGTGGGCTCTCAATGTCGGGGCCTCCAAATATCCATTCTTCCAAATCTGTGAAACCATCGAAGTCAGTATCTTTCAGCGAAGGGTCAGTCTTTATGATGCCAGCCCAATGCACGCTATTCATTCCTTTGAGCTCTTGCTTATCATTGAGTCCATCGTTATCGCTATCGGTATCCATGATACAAGGCTCACCATCGTTGTCATAATCAGCCAATGGGTCAAGTCCAGCTGCATAGAAGAGGGCCAGTTCTTCGTAGTCATTTAAGCCATCGTCATCTGTGTCATTATCAAGCGGATTAGTGAAGTAGTTCAACAACTCATTACCGTCGTACAGGAGATCATTGTCAGTGTCCGCCAGCGTTGGATCAAGGCCCATAGAAATCTCCAAGTCGTCCCAAAGCCCATCATCATCAAGATCTAAATTGGCATGATTCTGGTTTGCTGGTTTGCTACCACCTGAGCCTTGGATTTCAAGAAACGGGATTGTTTCCTTCCAGCTTTTTGTCACATCGAACTTGAAAATCCAGAAAAGCGATGCGTAGAACTTGAAGAATAGATTGTAGAACAAACCAACCTTGAAGGAGCTCCCCTTGTGACCAAAAGCCGCCTGGGCTAGAATTCCTGTCTTTGCTTTCAATTTCACACCAAGCTTGATGAAATCCAAGGGAAGACTGACGCCAATCGCATTTTTGATATACGAAGCTGGTGATGGAAGGCTCAGTGATATATCAAGACCAAATCCAACTTTCAGAGTCACATCCTGGCCTGAGGCCTCAGTTGTTGCGTTGTAGTTCATACCTAGTGCAAGAGAGAGGTAATTAACGAGATTGACCTTCATATTCAGGACATTCATAATTGCGGTAACCGTTCTGCCCGTTCCCGGAATCAGATAATCCAGAAATGTGGCTAGAGGGATTCCAAGCTCAAATCCAATCTCTATTGAAAGCGAACCACCCATGAAGTTGAATGGATTACCAGCAATGGTTGGATTGGCATCAGCTATTTGTTGAAGAAAATTACCAATTCGCAGTGTTGCACTTAGTTTCGGAGTAAGTTTGAGTTCAACAGAGTATCCTGAAGCTTCCATGACCTTCTTCAGACCTGTAACTTCTGCAAGGTCAAGAGCACCATCCTCAGCTTGCACCGCGAATACCAAATCAACATAATCAGGCATGTACCAGGGTCCAGAGCCGATTCGGGGGGTTACATCGAAATCCAGGGGAATATCAAAGGGAAATTCACCTGTGTTCTTGTTCCCCTTGCCCATTTCTTCCATTTCAAGTTCTCCACGATCTGTTGTTCCGCCATTCACCTTCGCTTCATCAACTTCGATATGGGTTGAATTCGTTGTGAACCAATCATTGTATTTGAAACCAGTAAGAAGCAAAAGCGACATGAAAACATCCACAATCCAGCCCCAAGGTCCACGCGAGTCAGTTTCGTTTTGCCCATAGTCTATATAGAAACCGTCTAAGGGCTCTTGAGGGTTCATAGAACGCTGGATGATTGTATTCAGATTTGTTAGAAGATACAGCGAGGTGATGTCGAAAAGGTCTTGAACAAGAGATTCCGGTACTGGATTTGCTGAATCTTTTAAGATTTGATAGATTGAACACAAAGCTCCCAGAAGAGCTATTTCAGCATCTATAGAGCCCTTCAATCCAACAACCCTGCAATGATTCACCATTTCTTCAAGAACATTGGAATAGCAGACTTGGAAGACATGATTCTCAACAGATGAATCATTCAATAGATAACTAAGCTGTTGCCATGAAAGAATATCCGAATTGATATGCATTCCACCTTCAGTCCCATGAAAGAAATAGACATTTAGCCAGGAATCAATGAGTTGTTCTTTGGCCAATGCAATCGTGGTTTCTACAGGAACTAGTTCTATTGATAGTTGTGAGGGTGATAATTGCCTTTCAATTCTCCTTGCAGCTTTTCTATTGGTTGCATCTGACGGATTGAATAGAACTCTGACCAGG
This region includes:
- a CDS encoding nitroreductase, which translates into the protein MKMDTLEAIRHRRSIRSYKSKEVEQEKIEKVLEAGRWAPSASNKQPWHFIVVTDEDTRKKLADIHSYGGFMAESPVVIVALGDPDRHQKYHLCDPHNAIMNMLLAAYDQGLGTCWMGVRDTPYEDKFKEVLEIPDKFRVVCSVSMGYPDEEKTSNRRPLDEIVSYDMF